A region of the Mesoterricola sediminis genome:
GGTGGGACCCAGGATGGCGATGGGACCCGGGGCCTCAGCCATGGTCGGCCTCCAGGAGCACCAGGAGGCGGGAGGCCGCGTCCCGGGCGAGGCGCGCGGCTTCCAGGGCGTGCGCCAGGGCGGAGGCCGGATCCTGGCGGAGGGTGAGGAGGGCGGCGCACTGGTCCCGGAGCCGCGCGATCTCCCCGCCGGGGTCCGGCAGGCGCCGTTCGGCGGCGGTCTCCAGGATCTTCAGGAAGCACTGGAGGGCGGCGCAGGCGGCGGTGACGGCGGCCCCGGTGCTCCGGGCGTCCTCGCGCAGGGCCAGGGCCGCCGCCAGCAGGCGGAGGCCATCCTCGAACTGGGCGGGGAGCTTCCCGCCGGGGCCGGCGGCCGTTCCCGTCATCCGCAGGTGCCCTTGCTCCGGGGCGTCACGGGGTACTCGCCCGTGAAGCAGGCATAGCAGAAGGATTCGCCGCCGGCGTCCTTCACCGAGGCCTGCAGGTCGTCCAGGGTCAGGTAGCCCACGGAATCGGCGCCGATGAAGGTCCGGATGCCCTCCACGTCCATGCGGGCCGCCAGGAGGTGCTCCCGGTCCGGGGTGTCGATGCCGTAGAAGCAGGGGTGGGTGGTCGGGGGGCTGGAGATGCGCATGTGCACTTCCGCCGCGCCCGCGGCCCGCACCATGGAGACGATCTTCCGGCTCGTCGTGCCGCGCACGACGCTGTCGTCCACGAGCACCACCCGCTTGCCGCGCAGGAGCTCGCGCACGGGGTTGAGCTTCACCTTCACGCCGAAGCTGCGGATGCTCTGCCGGGGCTCGATGAAGGTGCGGCCCACGTAGTGGTTGCGGATGAGGCCGAAGTCGAAGGGGATCCCGGACTCCTCGGAATAGCCCAGCGCCGCGGACACCCCGGAGTCGGGCACGGGCACCACGAGGTCGGCGGCCACCGGGTGGCGCCGCGCCAGGAGCCGCCCCATGTCGCGGCGGGTGGCCATGACCGAAAGGCCGTAGACGAGCGAGTCGGGCCGGGCGAAGTAGACGTGCTCGAAGACGCAGGGCCGGGCCTGGACCCGCGCCAGGGGGAAGCGGCTGCGGGTGCCCTGGCGGTCCACCACCACGAGTTCGCCGGGCTCCACTTCGCGGACGTAGTCCGCGCCGAGCAGGTCGAAGGCGCAGGTCTCGCTGGAGAACGTGGTGGCCTCCCCGAGCCGGCCCATGGCCAGGGGCCGGAAGCCGTGGGGGTCCCGCGCGGCCATGAGGGCGTCCTCGGTGAGGATCAGGACCGAGAAGGCCCCCTCCACCTGGCGCAGGGCCTCCACCACCGCGTCCTCGAGGCTGGGGGCCTGGGCGCGGTTGATGAGGGCGAGGATCACCTCTGAATCGGAGGGGCTGCTGAAGACCTGCCCGGCCTCGATGAGCCGGTGCCGGAGGATCTCGGTGTTGGTGAGGTTGCCGTTGTGGCAGAGGGCGATCTGTCCGAAGCGGCCCTCCACGACGAAGGGGTGGGCCGCGGAGGCCACGTTGCCGCCCGTGGTGGAGTAGCGGGTGTGCCCGATGGCGGCGTCGCCGGGAAGGCGGTCCAGGGTCGCCTCGGAGAAGACGTCGGCCACGTAGCCCTGGGCCTTGTGGAGGTGGAGGCGGCCGTTGTCCCGGCTGCAGATCCCGGCGGCTTCCTGGCCCCGGTGCTGGAGGGCGTACAGGCCGAGGTAGGCCTGGCGGGAGGCTTCCGGCATCGGCCAGATCCCGAACACGCCACATTCGTCGCGAAATGCCATGATCCCCCCGTGAATCCAGAATAGCCCAACAGGGCCGGTCAGTTGATCCGCTCCTCCTGCATGGGGGACTCCTCCAGGAGGGCCCCCCACTGCTTGAGCGAGGTCAGCAGCGCGCGGCCCTCCTCCGCGGGAAGCGCGCCCGGGGCGCAGGCCGCCCGGTCCAGGTGCAGTTCCACGGAGGCGATCTCCCCATCGGGCAGACTGGCGCTCAGATAGGACAGGGCGAGCAGATCGGGGCCGATCTCCGCCAGATACACGAAGGCCCCCACCGAGGCGGGGGTCTGGGCCTGCCAGAAGCGGCAGAAGCGGCTCCCGACGCGGATGCCCCCCTCCCGCGGCACGAGGCCGGGGCCCGGGCCCTCCAGGTAGAGGAGGCGCGCCAGGCGCGCGGCCACCGGGGCCGGGAAGCGGCCTTCCGGCTGCAGGGTCACCCGCCAGGCCACGAAGCGGGGTTTCTTGACGCGGTTGCGGGTCTGGATCGGCGGGAGGGTCGCCACCTTGAGGGTCCCCTCCAGGGGCGCGGCGGCGTCGCGCAGGCGCACTTTGACCCGGTAGTCCAGGGTGGTGGGAACCGATCCGGCGGCGGTCACGGGAAGGGACAGGAATGCCGCAGCCAGGATCAACTGAAAGAACCGCATGCCTCCAGGTTAGCCTCCGCCCCCCCGCCCCTCCACCCCTTTTTGCCCCACAATGGTCCGATGCCCATCTGCTTCGACCTCGACGGAACCCTCGGCCACTTCGGTGGGGGCTACGTCCTCCTCCGCCAGGCCCTCGGCCGCTTGTGGGGCGGCGTCCCCACGGAGCCGGAGCTGCGGGCCTGCACCGGGTCCACGGACTGGGAGATCATCGGCCAGTTGCACGCCAACCGGTTCGGGGCCCCCATGGATGAGGCGGCCTACGCCCACTACGAGGCCGCTTGTCTGGGCGCCTTCGAGGCCGCCTTCACCCCCGCCCAGCCCGCCCCCGTGGCCTTCCCCGGACTCCTGGCGGCGGTGACGGCCCTGGCGGACGCCGGCCACCCGATCTGGGTGGTCTCCGGCAATGCGCCCCGAGTCCTCGCCTTCAAGGCCGAACGGCTGGGCATCGACCCGCGCGCCCGCCGTCTGGGCAGCCTCCCCACCCTGGACCGCGCCGGCCTGCTGCGCCAGGCCATGCGGGGCTGCCCGGGACCCCACCTCTACCTGGGGGACCGGCCCCACGATCGCCAGGCCGCGGACGCCGCCGGCCTCCCCTTCATCGGCGTGGGGGACGCCGTGCCGGGGGACCACCCCCGCCTGACGCCCGAAGCCGAGGCCGC
Encoded here:
- a CDS encoding HAD family hydrolase — translated: MPICFDLDGTLGHFGGGYVLLRQALGRLWGGVPTEPELRACTGSTDWEIIGQLHANRFGAPMDEAAYAHYEAACLGAFEAAFTPAQPAPVAFPGLLAAVTALADAGHPIWVVSGNAPRVLAFKAERLGIDPRARRLGSLPTLDRAGLLRQAMRGCPGPHLYLGDRPHDRQAADAAGLPFIGVGDAVPGDHPRLTPEAEAAEVVAAVLRVMARSAGSPG
- the purF gene encoding amidophosphoribosyltransferase; this translates as MAFRDECGVFGIWPMPEASRQAYLGLYALQHRGQEAAGICSRDNGRLHLHKAQGYVADVFSEATLDRLPGDAAIGHTRYSTTGGNVASAAHPFVVEGRFGQIALCHNGNLTNTEILRHRLIEAGQVFSSPSDSEVILALINRAQAPSLEDAVVEALRQVEGAFSVLILTEDALMAARDPHGFRPLAMGRLGEATTFSSETCAFDLLGADYVREVEPGELVVVDRQGTRSRFPLARVQARPCVFEHVYFARPDSLVYGLSVMATRRDMGRLLARRHPVAADLVVPVPDSGVSAALGYSEESGIPFDFGLIRNHYVGRTFIEPRQSIRSFGVKVKLNPVRELLRGKRVVLVDDSVVRGTTSRKIVSMVRAAGAAEVHMRISSPPTTHPCFYGIDTPDREHLLAARMDVEGIRTFIGADSVGYLTLDDLQASVKDAGGESFCYACFTGEYPVTPRSKGTCG